A region from the Microbacterium lacus genome encodes:
- the pdxT gene encoding pyridoxal 5'-phosphate synthase glutaminase subunit PdxT: MAGNRPRVGVLALQGDVREHVRVLEGLGADVGLVRRPEELASVRGLVIPGGESSVIDKLSRAFGMQDPIRTAIAAGMPVYGTCAGLILLADRIIDGIAGQESFGGLDIAVRRNAFGSQLDSFETDLAVPELGDPPVHAVFIRAPVVESAGPSVQTLARLDDGRIVAVRRDALLGTSFHPEVTGEHRFHELFLQTVRAA, encoded by the coding sequence GTGGCTGGTAACAGGCCGCGCGTCGGCGTCCTCGCCCTCCAGGGAGACGTGCGCGAGCACGTCCGCGTGCTGGAGGGCCTCGGCGCCGACGTCGGTCTGGTCCGACGACCGGAGGAGCTGGCGTCGGTGCGCGGGCTGGTCATCCCGGGCGGCGAGTCCAGCGTGATCGACAAGCTCTCGCGCGCGTTCGGAATGCAGGACCCGATCCGCACCGCGATCGCCGCGGGGATGCCGGTGTACGGCACGTGCGCCGGACTCATCCTGCTCGCCGACCGGATCATCGACGGCATCGCGGGTCAGGAGAGCTTCGGCGGCCTGGACATCGCGGTCCGCCGCAACGCCTTCGGAAGCCAGCTGGACTCCTTCGAGACGGATCTCGCGGTGCCGGAACTCGGAGACCCGCCCGTGCACGCCGTGTTCATCAGGGCGCCGGTGGTGGAGTCGGCGGGACCGTCGGTGCAGACGCTCGCGCGGCTGGACGACGGACGGATCGTCGCTGTGCGTCGCGACGCGCTGCTGGGCACGAGCTTTCACCCGGAGGTCACCGGCGAGCACCGGTTCCACGAGCTGTTCCTGCAGACCGTGCGTGCCGCCTGA
- the pdxS gene encoding pyridoxal 5'-phosphate synthase lyase subunit PdxS: MSTPQSGTSRVKRGLAEMLKGGVIMDVVTAEQAKIAEDAGAVAVMALERVPADIRAEGGVSRMSDPDMIESIISSVSIPVMAKARIGHFVEAQVLQELGVDYIDESEVLSPADYVNHIDKWGFTVPFVCGATNLGEALRRINEGAAMIRSKGEAGTGDVSEATKHIRKISSEINVLRSMTKDELYVAAKELQAPYELVAEVAETGSLPVVLFVAGGVATPADAAMMMQLGADGVFVGSGIFKSGNPAQRAAAIVKATTFFDDAKVIADVSRGLGEAMVGINVSDLPAPHRLAERGW; this comes from the coding sequence GTGAGCACACCCCAGTCCGGAACCAGCCGCGTCAAGCGCGGTCTCGCCGAGATGCTGAAGGGCGGCGTGATCATGGACGTCGTGACCGCCGAGCAGGCCAAGATCGCCGAGGACGCCGGAGCCGTCGCCGTCATGGCCCTCGAGCGGGTCCCCGCCGACATCCGCGCCGAGGGCGGGGTGTCCCGCATGAGCGACCCCGACATGATCGAGAGCATCATCTCGTCCGTGTCGATCCCGGTGATGGCCAAGGCCCGTATCGGCCACTTCGTCGAGGCGCAGGTGCTCCAGGAGCTCGGCGTCGACTACATCGACGAATCCGAGGTCCTCTCGCCCGCCGACTACGTCAACCACATCGACAAGTGGGGCTTCACGGTGCCGTTCGTGTGCGGAGCCACGAATCTGGGTGAGGCGCTTCGCCGCATCAACGAGGGCGCCGCGATGATCCGGTCGAAGGGCGAGGCAGGCACGGGCGACGTGTCGGAGGCCACGAAGCACATCCGCAAGATCTCCAGCGAGATCAACGTCCTCCGCTCGATGACGAAGGACGAGCTCTACGTCGCCGCCAAGGAGCTGCAGGCGCCGTATGAACTCGTGGCCGAGGTCGCCGAGACCGGATCGCTTCCCGTGGTGCTCTTCGTGGCCGGCGGCGTCGCGACCCCCGCCGACGCCGCGATGATGATGCAGCTCGGTGCGGACGGGGTCTTCGTCGGCTCCGGCATCTTCAAGTCGGGCAACCCCGCGCAGCGCGCTGCGGCGATCGTGAAGGCGACGACGTTCTTCGACGACGCCAAGGTCATCGCCGACGTGTCGCGCGGACTCGGCGAGGCGATGGTCGGCATCAACGTTTCGGACCTTCCGGCGCCGCACCGGCTCGCCGAGCGTGGCTGGTAA
- a CDS encoding aminotransferase class I/II-fold pyridoxal phosphate-dependent enzyme yields the protein MDAELMDLIRGRSAADIADAVRALVERGALRAGDALPPVRTLAEGLGVNRNTVASAYRQLAQAGLVVTKGRGGTTVADPRPVPQEGFAGDSVLRDVATGNPDPEFVPDPARALAAMAGRPVLYGEPVIDPDLERWAAKWMSDATPPGAPARLTITSGAADAIERLLAQALTRDDAVGLEDPCFLAAIHTVRVGGYRPVGIPVDDEGMTVEGLRAALERGVRAIICTPRAQNPTGASLTAARAAALRDELRAHPYVLVIEDDHFSMLSQRPLHSLIGPHQRRWAVIRSVSKFLGPDMCLAVTASDPDTAAGLATRLTPGTTWVSHLLQRLVLALMTDADVRGKIASAAAHYAARNVAFAARLTAHGVPTIARDGLNLWVELPVAADDVVHRLMRRGWLARSGEEFRLSPGAASDRLRLTVHDLDDADAEHLATDIAAAVRASAQRPGTREVA from the coding sequence ATGGATGCCGAACTGATGGACCTGATCCGCGGGCGTTCCGCCGCCGACATCGCCGATGCGGTGCGGGCGCTGGTCGAGCGCGGCGCGCTGCGTGCCGGAGACGCTCTGCCGCCGGTGCGCACCCTCGCGGAGGGGCTCGGCGTCAACCGCAACACCGTCGCATCGGCCTACCGCCAGCTCGCGCAGGCCGGCCTCGTCGTGACCAAGGGACGAGGCGGAACGACGGTCGCAGATCCTCGGCCCGTCCCGCAGGAGGGTTTCGCCGGCGACAGTGTTCTGCGGGATGTCGCGACGGGCAATCCCGATCCGGAGTTCGTGCCCGACCCGGCGCGCGCGCTCGCGGCGATGGCGGGGCGTCCCGTGCTGTACGGCGAGCCGGTGATCGATCCCGACCTGGAGCGCTGGGCGGCGAAGTGGATGAGCGACGCCACTCCCCCGGGCGCCCCCGCGCGCCTGACGATCACGAGCGGCGCCGCGGACGCGATCGAGCGCCTGCTCGCGCAGGCGCTCACGCGCGATGACGCGGTCGGTCTGGAGGATCCCTGCTTCCTCGCCGCGATCCACACCGTGCGGGTCGGCGGCTACCGGCCGGTCGGCATCCCCGTGGACGACGAGGGCATGACCGTCGAAGGGTTGCGCGCGGCGCTCGAACGCGGGGTCCGGGCGATCATCTGCACGCCGCGCGCGCAGAACCCGACCGGGGCGAGCCTCACGGCCGCACGGGCCGCGGCCCTCCGCGACGAGCTGCGCGCCCATCCCTACGTCCTCGTGATCGAGGACGATCACTTCTCGATGCTCTCTCAGCGACCCCTGCATTCTCTGATCGGTCCGCATCAGCGGCGGTGGGCGGTGATCCGCTCGGTCTCGAAGTTCCTGGGGCCCGACATGTGCCTGGCCGTGACGGCGTCCGACCCCGACACCGCGGCCGGGCTGGCGACCCGTCTGACCCCCGGGACGACATGGGTGAGCCACTTGCTGCAGCGGCTCGTGCTCGCCCTCATGACGGACGCCGACGTGCGCGGGAAGATCGCTTCGGCCGCTGCGCACTACGCCGCCCGCAACGTCGCGTTCGCCGCCCGGCTCACCGCACACGGCGTTCCCACGATCGCGCGCGACGGTCTGAATCTGTGGGTGGAGCTGCCGGTCGCGGCCGATGACGTCGTCCACCGGCTCATGCGCCGCGGGTGGCTCGCCCGCAGCGGTGAGGAGTTCCGGCTGTCGCCGGGAGCGGCATCCGATCGGCTTCGTCTCACCGTTCACGACCTCGACGACGCGGATGCCGAGCACTTGGCGACCGACATCGCCGCCGCGGTCCGCGCGTCGGCTCAGCGACCCGGCACGCGCGAAGTGGCATGA
- the pdxY gene encoding pyridoxal kinase PdxY has product MKILSIQSAVAYGHVGNSAAVFPLQRIGVEVLPVYTVNFSNHTGYGAWRGPLIAPEDVREVIAGIEDRGVFPQIDVILSGYQGGEGIADVILDAVTRVKAANPSAVYACDPVMGNAKSGCFVAPAIPILLRDRVVPAADILTPNQFELGFLTGTEPRTLAETLASVDLIRATGPRTVLVTSVEQPDRPDGTIEMLAVTDDGAWIVQTPLIPMKANGSGDVTAALFTAHLRAGGDAADALARTTSSVFDLLQLTYDSGERELQLVEAQESYARPRLQFAVRQVR; this is encoded by the coding sequence GTGAAGATCCTCTCCATCCAGTCCGCGGTCGCATACGGCCACGTCGGCAACTCCGCCGCAGTGTTCCCGCTTCAGCGCATCGGCGTCGAGGTCCTGCCGGTGTACACGGTGAACTTCTCCAATCACACGGGGTACGGCGCGTGGCGCGGACCGCTCATCGCGCCCGAGGACGTGCGCGAGGTCATCGCCGGAATCGAGGACCGCGGCGTCTTCCCGCAGATCGACGTGATCCTCTCGGGCTACCAGGGCGGCGAGGGAATCGCCGACGTGATCCTGGATGCCGTGACCCGCGTGAAGGCTGCGAACCCGTCTGCGGTCTACGCGTGCGACCCCGTCATGGGGAATGCGAAGTCCGGCTGCTTCGTCGCACCCGCCATCCCGATCCTGCTGCGCGACCGGGTCGTGCCGGCCGCGGACATCCTGACGCCGAACCAGTTCGAACTCGGCTTCCTCACCGGGACGGAGCCGCGCACCCTCGCGGAGACCCTCGCGTCGGTCGACCTGATCCGCGCCACGGGCCCGCGTACGGTGCTCGTCACGAGCGTCGAGCAGCCGGACCGCCCCGACGGCACGATCGAGATGCTCGCGGTGACCGACGACGGCGCGTGGATCGTGCAGACGCCGCTCATCCCGATGAAGGCCAACGGATCGGGCGACGTCACGGCGGCCCTGTTCACCGCGCACCTGCGTGCCGGCGGGGACGCCGCGGATGCGCTGGCGCGGACCACCTCGAGCGTGTTCGACCTGCTGCAGCTCACGTACGATTCGGGCGAGCGCGAACTCCAGCTCGTCGAGGCGCAGGAGTCCTACGCCCGCCCGCGCCTGCAGTTCGCGGTCCGCCAGGTCCGCTGA
- a CDS encoding HIT domain-containing protein, whose translation MSDEGLVEAARLAGVPDQFQRLWTPHRMAYIQAGPQPLRDACPFCAAPEKSDEDGLIVHRGRSAYVLLNLFPYNSGHLLVCPYRHIGQYDEASAEEVAEIGALTQTGMRVLREVSRCDGFNIGMNQGAVAGAGVDEHLHQHIVPRWSADANFFPIIARTKALPQLLGEVRRAVAEAWPTA comes from the coding sequence ATGAGCGACGAGGGACTCGTTGAGGCGGCCCGGCTCGCCGGAGTCCCCGACCAGTTCCAGCGACTGTGGACCCCGCACCGGATGGCTTACATCCAGGCGGGTCCGCAGCCTCTGCGCGACGCATGTCCCTTTTGCGCGGCGCCCGAGAAATCGGACGAGGACGGGCTGATCGTGCACCGTGGGCGCTCCGCCTACGTGTTGCTGAACCTGTTCCCGTACAACTCAGGCCACCTTCTCGTCTGCCCGTACCGGCACATCGGCCAGTACGACGAGGCCTCTGCCGAAGAGGTCGCGGAGATCGGCGCGCTGACGCAGACCGGGATGCGGGTGCTGCGCGAGGTCTCCCGCTGCGACGGGTTCAACATCGGCATGAACCAGGGCGCCGTCGCCGGCGCGGGCGTGGACGAGCACCTGCATCAGCACATCGTGCCGCGCTGGAGCGCGGATGCGAACTTCTTCCCGATCATCGCCAGGACCAAGGCACTGCCGCAGTTGCTGGGCGAAGTCCGCCGGGCGGTCGCCGAGGCCTGGCCGACAGCCTGA
- the thrS gene encoding threonine--tRNA ligase, which yields MTDVTLPSDVSLPADGFALFPDRSVVALRVNGELKDLATTVQPGDDVEPVSIDSADGLSILRHSTAHVLAQAVQRIDPQANLGIGPPITDGFYYDFGVAEPFTPEALKAIEKEMQRIVREGQRFVRRVVSDDEARAELAAEPFKLELIGLKGGGADKTEGASVEVGAGELTIYDNVDRDGEVVWKDLCRGPHLPSTRLIGNGWALTRIAAAYWRGSEKNPQLQRIYGTAWPTKDDLRAYQQRLEEAAKRDHRRLGKELDLFSFPEEIGSGLSVWHPRGGIVRQEMEQHALRRHRAAGYTYVYTPHITKRDLFIESNHLVTYAEGMFPPIRMDEERDENGEITKQGVDYYLKPMNCPMHILIYRERARSYRDLPMRLAENGTVYRNELSGALHGLTRVRGFTQDDAHLFVTPEQLEGEVSKVLEFVLSLLRDFGLSDFELELSMRDDEKAKWIGDEAHWAEATDALRRVALASGLKLTEVPGEAAFYGPKIDLKVKDAIGRTWQLSTVQLDFNLPERFDLEFTDRDGLKKRPVMIHRALMGSIERFFAILLEHYAGAFPVWLSPVQVVGIPVAEQYGEYLDEIIARLVAEGVRAEVDHSDDRMQKKIRTHTTQKVPLQLIAGEQDRAGGTVSFRFRDGTQQNGIPVADAVQRILRAIEDRTLVDTAEDLA from the coding sequence TTGACCGATGTCACCCTCCCGTCGGACGTGTCGCTGCCCGCCGACGGCTTCGCCCTCTTCCCCGATCGCTCGGTCGTGGCTCTGCGCGTCAACGGCGAGCTGAAAGACCTCGCCACGACCGTCCAGCCCGGCGATGACGTCGAACCGGTCTCGATCGACAGCGCGGACGGGCTTTCGATCCTCCGACACTCCACGGCGCACGTGCTCGCCCAGGCCGTACAGCGCATCGACCCGCAGGCGAACCTCGGCATCGGTCCGCCCATCACCGACGGCTTCTACTACGACTTCGGCGTCGCCGAGCCGTTCACGCCCGAAGCTCTCAAGGCGATCGAGAAAGAGATGCAGCGCATCGTCCGCGAGGGACAGCGCTTCGTCCGCCGTGTGGTCAGCGACGACGAAGCGCGTGCCGAGCTCGCCGCCGAGCCGTTCAAGCTCGAACTGATCGGGCTCAAGGGCGGCGGCGCGGACAAGACCGAGGGGGCCTCCGTCGAGGTGGGCGCCGGCGAGCTCACGATCTACGACAACGTCGACCGGGACGGCGAGGTCGTCTGGAAGGACCTCTGCCGCGGACCCCACCTGCCGAGCACACGGCTCATCGGCAACGGGTGGGCGCTCACCCGCATCGCCGCGGCCTACTGGCGCGGGAGCGAGAAGAACCCCCAGCTGCAGCGCATCTACGGCACCGCCTGGCCCACGAAAGATGACCTGCGCGCGTACCAGCAGCGTCTCGAGGAGGCCGCGAAGCGCGACCACCGGCGCCTCGGCAAGGAGCTGGACCTGTTCTCGTTCCCGGAGGAGATCGGCTCGGGCCTCTCCGTCTGGCACCCGCGCGGCGGCATCGTCCGTCAGGAGATGGAGCAGCATGCGCTCCGCCGCCACCGCGCGGCGGGCTACACGTACGTGTACACGCCTCACATCACCAAGCGGGACCTCTTCATCGAGTCCAATCACCTCGTCACGTACGCGGAGGGAATGTTCCCGCCGATCCGCATGGACGAGGAGCGCGACGAGAACGGCGAGATCACGAAGCAGGGCGTGGACTACTACCTCAAGCCCATGAACTGCCCGATGCACATCCTCATCTACCGCGAGCGGGCGCGCAGCTATCGGGATCTGCCGATGCGCCTCGCCGAGAACGGCACGGTGTACCGCAACGAGCTCTCCGGCGCACTGCACGGCCTCACTCGCGTCCGCGGGTTCACCCAGGACGACGCGCACCTGTTCGTGACTCCGGAGCAGCTCGAGGGTGAGGTGTCGAAGGTCCTCGAGTTCGTGCTGTCGCTTCTGCGCGACTTCGGGCTGAGCGACTTCGAGCTCGAGCTGTCGATGCGCGACGACGAGAAGGCCAAGTGGATCGGTGACGAGGCGCATTGGGCGGAGGCGACGGATGCGCTGCGACGCGTCGCGCTGGCCAGCGGACTGAAGCTCACCGAAGTCCCCGGCGAAGCGGCCTTCTACGGACCGAAGATCGACCTGAAGGTCAAGGATGCCATCGGGCGCACCTGGCAGCTGTCGACCGTCCAGCTGGACTTCAACCTTCCCGAGCGGTTCGATCTGGAGTTCACCGACCGTGACGGGCTGAAGAAGCGGCCGGTCATGATCCACCGGGCGCTGATGGGTTCGATCGAGCGCTTCTTCGCGATCCTCCTCGAGCACTACGCCGGCGCGTTCCCGGTGTGGCTCTCGCCGGTGCAGGTGGTCGGCATCCCCGTCGCCGAGCAGTACGGCGAGTACCTCGACGAGATCATCGCGCGTCTGGTCGCCGAGGGCGTGCGCGCCGAGGTCGACCACAGCGATGACCGCATGCAGAAGAAGATCCGCACGCACACCACCCAGAAGGTCCCGCTGCAGCTGATCGCGGGTGAGCAGGATCGTGCCGGCGGTACCGTGTCCTTCCGGTTCCGCGACGGAACGCAGCAGAACGGCATCCCCGTGGCGGATGCCGTGCAGCGCATCCTGCGGGCGATCGAGGACCGCACGCTGGTGGACACGGCCGAGGATCTGGCATGA
- a CDS encoding SLC13 family permease translates to MDAVKLALVGAGLLLLGGAAVITGVLPAADALAIADRVWPILAFVVAVTIVAELAAAAGVFDVAAFALARWARGRTWVLWALVVVLAILATAFLSLDTTAVLLTPVVVAVARAHRLDPLPFAFTTVVLANTASLVLPVSNLTNLLAVERLGIAGPLEFLALTGPSAFVAIAVSVLILLLAQRRSLRGRYLLATPPHVEDRVLLITAAVVVIALLPLLVSGMPPWIPATAAAIALSIVFAVRSRRTLRLGLVPWQLLVFASGLFLAVGAIEALGSQRVLEAIVGTGTSPSDLLQVAAAGLFGANAINNLPAYLALEAAAGAPERLAALLVGVNAGPLIAPWASLATLLWHQRLHAVGVDVPWRRYVLLGLAIAPVTVLLATLPLAVR, encoded by the coding sequence ATGGATGCTGTGAAACTCGCCCTGGTCGGTGCCGGCCTTCTGCTGCTCGGTGGTGCGGCGGTGATCACCGGAGTGCTTCCGGCGGCTGACGCGCTCGCGATCGCCGACCGGGTCTGGCCGATCCTCGCGTTCGTCGTCGCGGTGACGATCGTGGCCGAGCTCGCCGCCGCGGCAGGCGTCTTCGACGTGGCGGCATTCGCCTTGGCCCGATGGGCGCGTGGACGCACGTGGGTGCTGTGGGCGCTGGTCGTCGTGCTGGCGATCCTCGCCACCGCCTTCCTGTCGCTGGACACGACCGCCGTCCTGTTGACACCCGTCGTCGTGGCCGTGGCCCGGGCCCACCGTCTGGACCCCCTGCCGTTCGCCTTCACGACCGTCGTGCTCGCCAACACCGCGTCGCTCGTGCTTCCGGTGTCGAACCTCACGAACCTGCTCGCCGTCGAGCGCCTCGGCATCGCCGGGCCGCTGGAGTTCCTCGCCCTCACGGGTCCGTCCGCGTTCGTCGCGATCGCCGTGTCGGTTCTCATCCTCTTGCTCGCGCAACGCCGCAGTCTGCGCGGACGCTATCTGCTGGCGACGCCTCCGCACGTCGAGGACCGCGTCCTCCTCATCACGGCCGCGGTCGTGGTGATCGCTCTGCTCCCGCTCCTCGTCTCGGGCATGCCCCCGTGGATACCGGCGACCGCCGCCGCGATCGCGCTGTCGATCGTCTTCGCGGTGCGCTCGCGTCGGACTCTCCGCCTCGGACTCGTGCCCTGGCAGCTTCTGGTCTTCGCGTCCGGCCTGTTCCTGGCGGTCGGGGCGATCGAGGCGCTCGGCTCTCAGCGGGTCCTGGAGGCGATCGTGGGGACGGGGACGTCGCCATCGGACCTCCTGCAGGTCGCCGCAGCGGGCCTGTTCGGCGCGAATGCGATCAACAACCTCCCCGCGTACCTCGCACTGGAGGCGGCTGCGGGAGCTCCGGAGCGGTTGGCGGCACTCCTGGTCGGGGTGAATGCCGGCCCGCTCATCGCCCCGTGGGCGTCGCTGGCGACGCTGTTGTGGCATCAGCGGCTGCACGCTGTCGGCGTCGATGTGCCGTGGCGGCGCTATGTCCTGCTCGGCCTCGCGATCGCTCCGGTGACCGTCCTGCTGGCCACTCTCCCGCTCGCTGTGCGCTGA
- a CDS encoding type II toxin-antitoxin system PemK/MazF family toxin — translation MASRNTLLSALVRLFRPARARTPAALRPTAGGATGTVELDPRRVEPVAIGYAPRRDGAPDAGEVVWTWVPYAENDGRGKDRPVLIIGRHGTDRAFAVKLTSKAHDGERDFLPIGPGAWDSQGRPSWVDIDQLYSVHADGMRREAAALDSARFRIVAEALRRRYGWEFAG, via the coding sequence ATGGCCTCGCGAAACACCCTCCTGAGTGCACTCGTGCGACTGTTCCGCCCCGCGCGGGCGCGGACGCCCGCGGCACTACGACCGACGGCCGGCGGCGCGACGGGCACCGTCGAGCTGGATCCCCGCCGTGTGGAACCGGTGGCCATCGGCTATGCGCCGCGACGCGACGGCGCGCCCGACGCGGGAGAGGTCGTGTGGACCTGGGTGCCGTACGCGGAGAACGACGGGCGCGGGAAGGACCGGCCGGTGCTGATCATCGGGCGGCATGGCACCGATCGCGCCTTCGCCGTGAAGCTCACGAGCAAGGCTCACGACGGGGAGCGTGACTTCCTCCCGATCGGACCCGGCGCGTGGGATTCCCAAGGGCGTCCGTCGTGGGTGGACATCGATCAGCTCTACAGCGTGCACGCGGACGGCATGCGCCGCGAGGCCGCCGCACTGGATTCCGCCCGATTCCGGATCGTGGCCGAGGCTCTGCGCCGTCGGTACGGATGGGAGTTCGCCGGCTGA
- a CDS encoding ammonium transporter encodes MDQGNTAFILISAALVLLMTPGLAFFYGGLVKAKSVISMMMLSFGAMGLIGVLWVLYGYAIAFPATAEGTVQFPWAIDPAEFGLANLLETPDGAAFPPLAFVAFQATFAIITVALVSGAIADRAKFGAWMIFAAIWATVVYFPVASWVFNFGLADDGSFAYGGWITYGMQNVFGVGAIDFAGGTAVHINAGAAALALALVLGKRVGFQKGVHVPHNPPFVLLGAGLLWFGWFGFNAGSELAADNTAAIAFVNTIAAPAAALLAWLIVEKIKDGKPTSVGAASGAVAGLVAITPACASLTPIWAIVLGLVAGAVCALAIELKFKLGFDDSLDVVGIHLVGGLIGTLYLGFFANGTGLIYSGSGTQLLVQAIAAFAVMAYSFVLAWIIGFAIQKTIGFRVKNEDEIAGIDTIVHGEEGYVLADTKA; translated from the coding sequence ATGGATCAAGGCAACACGGCATTCATCCTGATATCGGCAGCGCTGGTCCTGTTGATGACTCCAGGACTCGCTTTCTTCTACGGCGGCCTCGTCAAGGCCAAGAGCGTCATCAGCATGATGATGCTCAGCTTCGGCGCAATGGGACTCATCGGCGTCCTGTGGGTCCTGTACGGCTACGCGATCGCGTTCCCGGCAACCGCGGAGGGCACCGTTCAGTTCCCGTGGGCGATCGACCCCGCAGAGTTCGGGCTGGCGAACCTCCTCGAGACGCCCGACGGTGCGGCTTTCCCGCCGCTGGCCTTCGTCGCCTTCCAGGCGACGTTCGCGATCATCACGGTGGCGCTCGTGTCCGGCGCGATCGCCGACCGTGCCAAGTTCGGCGCGTGGATGATCTTCGCGGCGATCTGGGCCACGGTGGTCTACTTCCCCGTGGCCAGCTGGGTGTTCAACTTCGGCCTGGCCGATGACGGCAGCTTCGCCTACGGCGGCTGGATCACGTACGGCATGCAGAACGTGTTCGGGGTCGGTGCGATCGACTTCGCGGGTGGTACCGCCGTGCACATCAATGCCGGTGCCGCTGCCCTCGCGCTGGCACTCGTCCTCGGCAAGCGCGTCGGCTTCCAGAAGGGCGTGCACGTCCCGCACAACCCGCCGTTCGTCCTCCTCGGGGCGGGCCTGCTGTGGTTCGGCTGGTTCGGCTTCAATGCCGGATCCGAGCTCGCCGCCGACAACACCGCGGCGATCGCCTTCGTCAACACGATCGCCGCACCCGCTGCGGCACTGCTGGCCTGGCTGATCGTCGAGAAGATCAAGGACGGCAAGCCCACCTCGGTCGGCGCCGCCTCCGGCGCCGTCGCGGGCCTCGTCGCGATCACCCCGGCGTGTGCCTCGCTCACTCCGATCTGGGCGATCGTCCTCGGCCTCGTCGCCGGAGCGGTCTGCGCCCTGGCGATCGAGCTGAAGTTCAAGCTCGGCTTCGACGACTCGCTCGATGTGGTCGGCATCCACCTGGTCGGTGGCCTCATCGGAACCCTGTACCTCGGCTTCTTCGCGAACGGGACGGGCCTGATCTACAGCGGCAGCGGAACGCAGCTCCTCGTGCAGGCGATCGCCGCCTTCGCGGTCATGGCGTACTCGTTCGTGCTGGCCTGGATCATCGGCTTCGCGATCCAGAAGACGATCGGCTTCCGCGTGAAGAACGAGGACGAGATCGCCGGCATCGACACGATCGTCCACGGCGAAGAGGGCTACGTCCTCGCCGACACGAAGGCCTGA
- the zapE gene encoding cell division protein ZapE translates to MTPSTAITGIVHLTERTPQISGADMVASLVPPPQFAQASFESYRADAAFPSQQEAKATLMTFAGLGAAQERGGLFRRAKKTPDPKPGVYLDGGFGVGKTHLLAAIYHAMPVRRKYFGSFIEYTALVGALGYKNTVDLFRGSDLLCIDEFELDDPGDTMVMTRLLGELVASGTRLAATSNTPPNALGEGRFAAQDFLREIHAMAASFETIRIDGTDYRHRALDGHADVLTEAEYAEKIADAATSGAVSDDAFADLVAHLATVHPSRYIRLIEGLSLVGMRDVAPLNDQSAALRFVAFIDRVYDAQLPIRATGASLDLVFPEEMLAGGYRKKYLRAISRLIASTLD, encoded by the coding sequence ATGACACCCTCCACGGCCATCACGGGAATCGTCCATCTCACCGAGCGGACACCGCAGATCTCGGGCGCCGACATGGTCGCCTCACTCGTGCCGCCTCCGCAGTTCGCCCAGGCGAGCTTCGAGTCGTACCGGGCGGATGCCGCCTTCCCCTCGCAACAGGAGGCGAAGGCGACGCTGATGACTTTCGCCGGTCTCGGCGCGGCGCAAGAGCGCGGGGGACTGTTCCGTCGCGCGAAGAAGACGCCGGATCCGAAGCCGGGAGTGTATCTGGACGGCGGATTCGGCGTCGGCAAGACGCACCTGCTGGCGGCGATCTACCACGCGATGCCCGTGCGCCGGAAGTACTTCGGCTCGTTCATCGAATACACCGCCCTCGTGGGAGCCCTCGGCTACAAGAACACCGTCGATCTGTTCCGCGGTTCCGACCTCCTCTGCATCGACGAGTTCGAGCTCGACGACCCCGGCGACACGATGGTGATGACGCGGCTCCTCGGCGAACTCGTCGCCTCGGGCACGCGACTGGCGGCGACTTCCAACACGCCGCCGAACGCCCTCGGCGAGGGCCGGTTCGCCGCCCAGGACTTCCTGCGCGAGATCCACGCGATGGCGGCGAGCTTCGAGACGATCCGCATCGACGGGACCGACTACCGCCACCGGGCTCTCGACGGGCACGCCGACGTGCTCACCGAGGCCGAGTACGCCGAGAAGATCGCGGATGCCGCAACCTCCGGTGCCGTCTCCGACGACGCCTTCGCCGACCTGGTCGCCCATCTGGCCACCGTGCACCCGTCCCGCTACATCCGGCTCATCGAGGGTCTGTCCCTGGTCGGGATGCGCGACGTGGCTCCACTGAACGATCAGTCCGCGGCGCTGCGGTTCGTCGCGTTCATCGACCGCGTCTACGACGCGCAGCTGCCGATCCGCGCCACGGGTGCGAGCCTGGATCTCGTCTTCCCCGAGGAGATGCTCGCCGGCGGGTACCGCAAGAAGTACCTTCGGGCCATCTCGCGCCTGATCGCCTCGACGCTGGACTGA